One window of Vitis riparia cultivar Riparia Gloire de Montpellier isolate 1030 chromosome 5, EGFV_Vit.rip_1.0, whole genome shotgun sequence genomic DNA carries:
- the LOC117914449 gene encoding pleiotropic drug resistance protein 3-like — protein MKKSSAKLADKCVSEANTSPNMTMYAIFIQTCIRKFTGVLQTTEIAYSVQMELTAIGKSIQSSIQQQASLLIRSSSTHTESIKEEDEEHELLWAAIERLPTFRRVRTSLFSDDHDDGDGTGEFEGKRMVDVTKLEDLERRMFVEKLIKHIEHDNLRLLQKLRERIDRVNVKLPTVEVRYKNLSVEAECEVVEGKPLPTLWNSFTSMLSVFTKLVQCKSQEAKISILKDVSGIIKPSRFTLLLGPPGCGKTTFLLALAGKLNQSLKVTGEISYNGYKLNEFVPQKTSAYISQYDLHIPEMTVRETIDFSARCQGVGSRAEIMMEVSKREKEAGIVPDPDIDTYMKAISVEGQKRTLQTDYVLKILGLDICADIMVGDAMRRGISGGQKKRLTTGEMIVGPTNTLFMDEISTGLDSSTTFQIVTCLQQLAHITEATVLVTLLQPAPETFDLFDDLILMAEGKIVYHGPRSHVLQFFEHCGFKCPERKGAADFLQEVISKKDQEQYWCRSDPYRYVSVDRLSEMFKASPLGRKLDEELAEPYDKSQSHKDAISFSKYSLSKWELFKACTARELLLMKRNSFVYVFKTTQLVIVALMTMTVFIRTRMAVDLQHSNYFLGSLFYTLIRLMTNGVAELFLTISTLPVFYKQKEGYLYPVWAYSIPTSILKTPYSLVESILWTSITYYTIGYSPEAKRFFCQFLLLFALHQGSTSLCRFLASAFQTLITASTVGSLVLVGMYLFGGFIVPRPSLPPWLRWAFWVSPLTYGEIGISINEFLAPRWQKVYAGNTTIGRRVLESHGLNFPSHFYWICLAALFGFTILFNIGFVLALTYFKSPGPSRAIISKKKLSQLQGSEDCHSSSCLDNDSTLSTPSKPIAETRKTGKMVLPFEPLTVAFKDVQYFVDTPPEMRAKGVTEKKLQLLHDITGSFKPGVLTALMGVSGAGKTTLMDVLSGRKTTGTIEGDIRIGGYPKVQKTFARISGYCEQYDIHSPHVTVEESLIYSAWLRLPPEIDSETKYRFVEEVIETIELNDIKDSLVGMPGQSGLSTEQRKRLTIAVELVSNPSIIFMDEPTSGLDARAAAIVMRAVKNVVATGRTTVCTIHQPSIDIFEAFDELILMKRGGQIIYTGRLGYHSSELIGYFEGISGLPKIKDNYNPATWMLEVTSASVEAELGLDFSKIYKESSLYQVTTELVNQLSKPPPDSRDLNFPNRFPQNGWEQFMACLWKLHLSYWRSPEYNFVRFLFMILAAFLFGATFWQKGQKIDNAQDLFNILGSMYLAVIFLGINNCSTVLPHVATERTVLYREKFAGMYSSRAYSFAQVAIEVPYILLQAILYVAITYPMIGYYWSPYKVFWYFYATFCTFLYFVYLGMLIVSLSPNSQVASILATAAYTILNLFSGFLMPGPKIPKWWIWCYWICPTSWSLNGLLTSQYGDMKKEILIFGELKPVSSFLKDYFGFQHDHLGLVAVALLVFPVVFASLFAYFIDKLNFQRR, from the exons TATGCAATATTTATTCAGACATGTATAAGAAAGTTTACAGGAGTTCTTCAGACAACAGAAATTGCATATTCAGTTCAAATGGAACTAACTGCTATTGGAAAAAGCATTCAGTCATCAATTCAACAACAAGCTTCACTCTTAATTAGAAGTAGTTCTACCCATACAGAATCCATAAAGGAAGAGGATGAAGAACATGAGTTGCTGTGGGCTGCAATTGAGAGACTGCCTACTTTCAGACGGGTCAGGACTTCATTGTTCAGTGATGACCACGATGATGGAGATGGTACAGGAGAATTTGAAGGGAAGAGGATGGTTGATGTTACCAAGCTTGAAGATCTCGAAAGGCGGATGTTTGTTGAAAAGCTCATCAAGCACATTGAGCATGATAATCTCCGATTGCTGCAGAAACTGAGAGAGAGAATTGACAG AGTAAACGTGAAATTACCAACTGTGGAAGTGAGGTACAAGAACCTGTCTGTGGAAGCAGAGTGTGAGGTAGTTGAAGGGAAGCCCCTCCCTACACTATGGAACTCTTTCACAAGCATGTTATCT GTTTTTACAAAGTTGGTCCAGTGCAAATCTCAAGAGGCGAAGATAAGCATTCTGAAAGATGTCAGTGGCATCATCAAACCATccag GTTCACCCTTCTTCTTGGTCCTCCAGGCTGCGGAAAAACCACCTTCTTATTGGCCCTCGCAGGAAAACTAAACCAGTCTCTTAAG GTCACAGGGGAAATCTCCTACAATGGTTacaagttaaatgagtttgttCCTCAGAAAACTTCAGCTTACATAAGCCAATATGACCTGCACATTCCTGAGATGACTGTAAGGGAAACTATCGATTTTTCCGCACGCTGTCAGGGTGTTGGAAGCAGAGCAG AAATTATGATGGAAGTCagcaaaagagaaaaagaagcagGAATTGTACCTGATCCTGATATTGACACATACATGAAG GCAATTTCAGTTGAGGGACAAAAGAGAACTCTTCAGACAGATTATGTTCTCAAG ATTCTTGGGTTGGATATATGTGCTGACATAATGGTTGGAGATGCAATGAGAAGAGGCATTTCAGGTGGCCAGAAGAAAAGACTGACAACAG GGGAGATGATTGTTGGACCAACAAATACTCTATTTATGGATGAAATCTCTACTGGATTAGACAGTTCCACAACTTTTCAGATAGTTACCTGTCTCCAGCAGTTGGCTCATATCACAGAAGCAACTGTGTTGGTTACACTTCTTCAGCCAGCACCCGAAACTTTTGATCTATTTGATGATCTAATACTGATGGCAGAAGGGAAGATCGTTTACCATGGCCCTCGCAGTCATGTTCTTCAATTTTTTGAGCATTGTGGATTCAAATGCCCAGAAAGAAAGGGTGCTGCAGACTTCCTCCAGGAG GTAATCTCCAAAAAGGACCAAGAACAGTACTGGTGCCGGTCTGACCCCTATAGGTATGTTTCAGTGGATCGATTGTCTGAGATGTTTAAAGCAAGTCCTCTTGGAAGGAAGCTAGATGAGGAACTTGCAGAGCCATATGACAAATCCCAGAGCCACAAAGATGCTATATCATTTAGCAAGTACTCCTTGAGCAAATGGGAATTATTCAAAGCTTGCACAGCAAGAGAGCTGCTCCTCATGAAGAGGAACTCATTTGTATATGTGTTCAAAACAACACAG CTTGTCATCGTTGCACTCATGACAATGACGGTATTTATACGCACTCGGATGGCTGTAGACTTGCaacattcaaattattttctggGTTCTCTGTTTTATACACTTATCAGACTTATGACCAATGGAGTTGCAGAGCTGTTCTTGACTATTTCTACACTTCCAGTGTTCTACAAACAAAAAGAAGGGTACCTATACCCTGTATGGGCATATTCCATTCCGACATCAATCCTAAAGACCCCATATTCCCTTGTTGAATCCATTCTTTGGACATCAATTACTTACTATACCATTGGATATAGCCCTGAAGCCAAAAG GTTTTTCTGTCAGTTCCTTCTGCTATTTGCCTTACATCAAGGATCAACATCGCTATGCCGGTTCTTGGCCTCAGCTTTCCAAACTCTGATTACTGCATCAACGGTTGGTTCTCTGGTCTTGGTAGGCATGTACTTGTTTGGAGGCTTCATTGTACCACGAC CCTCTTTACCACCATGGTTGAGATGGGCATTCTGGGTTTCTCCATTGACATATGGGGAGATAGGGATATCAATAAACGAGTTCCTTGCCCCACGCTGGCAAAAG GTTTATGCAGGAAACACAACTATAGGGAGGAGAGTCTTGGAGAGTCATGGCTTAAATTTTCCTAGCCACTTCTACTGGATATGCTTAGCAGCGTTGTTTGGTTTCACCATACTTTTCAATATTGGGTTTGTCTTGGCCTTGACTTACTTCAAGT CCCCAGGGCCATCTCGAGCGATTATTTCTAAAAAGAAGTTGTCTCAACTACAAGGAAGTGAAGATTGTCACAGTAGTTCATGCCTAGACAATGATTCCACCCTATCAACCCCTTCCAAACCGATTGCAGAAACAAGAAAAACTG GGAAGATGGTGCTGCCATTTGAGCCACTGACAGTTGCATTTAAGGATGTGCAGTACTTCGTTGATACCCCTCCA GAAATGAGAGCAAAAGGGGTCACAGAGAAGAAACTTCAGCTGCTTCATGATATCACAGGATCATTTAAGCCTGGAGTCCTTACAGCTTTAATGGGAGTTAGTGGAGCTGGGAAAACAACTCTCATGGATGTTCTTTCTGGAAGGAAAACTACAGGAACTATTGAAGGAGACATAAGAATTGGAGGGTATCCCAAAGTCCAAAAGACATTTGCCAGAATATCAGGCTACTGTGAGCAGTATGATATACATTCTCCACATGTTACTGTGGAAGAATCATTAATATACTCAGCTTGGTTGCGATTACCTCCAGAGATTGACTCAGAAACAAAATAT AGATTTGTTGAAGAAGTCATTGAAACAATTGAGCTCAATGATATCAAAGATTCTTTAGTTGGTATGCCTGGTCAGAGTGGTCTATCTACGGAGCAGCGAAAAAGGCTAACAATTGCAGTGGAGCTTGTTTCTAATCCATCAATAATTTTCATGGATGAACCCACATCGGGTTTAGATGCCAGAGCAGCTGCAATTGTCATGCGTGCGGTGAAGAACGTCGTTGCTACAGGAAGGACAACTGTCTGCACCATCCACCAGCCAAGCATCGACATTTTTGAAGCATTTGATGAG CTGATTCTAATGAAAAGAGGAGGACAAATCATCTATACTGGTCGGCTGGGTTATCATTCAAGTGAGCTTATTGGATATTTCGAG GGTATTTCTGGATTGCCAAAGATTAAAGACAACTACAATCCAGCAACATGGATGTTGGAAGTTACTTCAGCATCAGTGGAAGCAGAACTCGGCTTAGATTTTTCCAAAATCTATAAGGAATCATCCCTTTACCA GGTCACAACAGAGCTGGTAAATCAGTTAAGCAAACCCCCACCAGATTCAAGAGACTTGAATTTTCCTAATCGTTTTCCACAAAATGGTTGGGAACAGTTCATGGCATGCCTATGGAAACTACATTTGTCCTACTGGAGGAGTCCTGAATACAACTTCGTTCGTTTCCTGTTTATGATTCTCGCTGCATTTCTTTTCGGCGCCACCTTTTGGCAGAAAGGACAGAAAAT AGACAATGCGCAGGATTTGTTCAACATACTTGGATCAATGTATCTTGCTGTCATATTCTTGGGCATAAACAACTGTTCAACAGTTCTTCCCCATGTTGCCACTGAGCGCACCGTTCTGTATCGGGAGAAATTCGCCGGAATGTACTCTTCAAGGGCTTATTCATTTGCACAG GTGGCCATAGAAGTGCCTTATATTTTACTGCAAGCCATTTTGTATGTGGCCATTACATATCCTATGATAGGATACTACTGGTCACCTTACAAGGTCTTTTGGTACTTCTACGCAACATTCTGTACATTTCTGTACTTCGTATACCTTGGGATGCTGATAGTTTCACTGAGCCCAAATTCTCAAGTGGCTTCCATATTAGCAACGGCAGCATACACGATACTGAATCTTTTCTCAGGCTTCCTAATGCCAGGACCG AAAATTCCAAAGTGGTGGATTTGGTGCTACTGGATTTGTCCTACATCCTGGTCCCTCAATGGCCTCTTGACTTCACAATATGGAGACATGAAGAAAGAGATACTGATATTTGGGGAGCTTAAACCAGTTAGTTCCTTCCTGAAAgattattttggttttcaacATGACCATTTAGGCCTTGTGGCTGTTGCTCTTCTTGTTTTCCCAGTTGTTTTTGCATCTCTTTTTGCATATTTCATcgacaaattaaattttcaaaggagGTGA
- the LOC117915467 gene encoding pentatricopeptide repeat-containing protein At3g06430, chloroplastic produces MASISLSFSSSLLPSPLLQDKNKATTATKPRDHHGSLCGVVRCAFASPARRKTSSTPSSSSSSSAVGKKRLWKQGEFPGTSAEGRSRKTPIKNIKKKLDRKNDAKAWANTVAEALSDLVLKKQWLQALEVFEMLREQPFYQPKEGTYMKLLVLLGKSGQPLRAHQLFDTMVEEGCEPTTELYTALLASYCRSNLIDEAFSILNQMKTLPRCQPDVFTYSTLLKVCVDASRFELVESLYEEMDERSITPNTVTQNIVLSGYGKAGKFDQMEKVLSGMLESTSSKPDVWTMNTILSLFGNKGQIEIMEKWYEKFRNFGIEPETRTFNILIGAYGKKRMYDKMSSVMEYMRKLQFPWTTSTYNNVIEAFSDVGDAKNMEYTFDQMRAEGMKADTKTFCCLIRGYANAGLFHKVVSSVQLAGKFEIPENTSFYNVVISACAKAEDLIEMERVFNRMKDKHCQPDSTTYSIMVEAYKKEGMNDKIYDLEQERQRMVADGPKGD; encoded by the exons ATGGCTTCGATTTCTCTATCCTTCTCATCCTCCCTGCTTCCCTCTCCTCTTCTCCAAGACAAGAACAAGGCCACCACTGCAACCAAACCCAGAGACCACCATGGATCACTTTGCGGAGTTGTTCGCTGCGCATTCGCTTCACCAGCGAGAAGGAAGACCTCTTCtactccttcttcttcttcttcttcttcagctGTGGGTAAGAAGAGACTGTGGAAGCAAGGAGAATTTCCAGGAACTTCGGCGGAAGGAAGATCCAGAAAGACGCCCATTAAGAATATCAAGAAGAAGTTGGACCGCAAGAACGACGCCAAGGCCTGGGCCAACACCGTTGCCGAAGCCTTGTCTGATCTAGTCCTCAAAAAGCAATGGCTCCAAGCTCTTGag GTCTTTGAGATGCTCAGAGAACAGCCTTTTTATCAACCAAAAGAAGGGACTTACATGAAGCTCCTTGTTCTGCTTGGAAAATCTGGGCAACCCCTTCGTGCTCATCAACTTTTTGACACAATGGTTGAAGAAGGATGTGAACCCACCACTGAACTTTATACAGCTCTGCTTGCATCTTATTGTCGGAGCAATCTCATTGATGAAGCATTCTCAATCCTCAACCAAATGAAGACCCTCCCTCGTTGCCAGCCTGATGTTTTTACATACAGTACCCTGCTCAAGGTTTGTGTTGATGCTTCTCGATTTGAACTGGTTGAGTCCCTTTATGAAGAAATGGATGAACGATCAATAACTCCAAATACAGTTACACAAAATATAGTGTTAAGTGGCTATGGGAAGGCAGGCAAATTTGACCAAATGGAGAAAGTGCTATCAGGAATGCTTGAGAGCACCTCAAGCAAGCCTGATGTCTGGACCATGAACACCATTCTTAGCTTGTTTGGTAACAAGGGACAGATTGAAATTATGGAAAAATGGTATGAGAAATTccggaattttggaattgaaccAGAAACACGCACCTTTAATATATTGATTGGCGCTTATGGGAAGAAACGGATGTATGATAAGATGTCATCAGTGATGGAGTACATGCGCAAGCTTCAGTTTCCTTGGACGACCTCTACTTACAATAATGTGATCGAGGCATTTTCTGATGTGGGAGATGCAAAAAACATGGAGTACACATTTGATCAGATGCGTGCTGAGGGCATGAAAGCCGACACCAAGACCTTTTGCTGCCTTATTAGAGGATATGCTAATGCAGGCCTTTTCCATAAAGTAGTAAGCAGTGTTCAATTGGCTGGGAAGTTTGAGATACCTGAGAACACCTCATTTTATAATGTGGTTATTTCTGCTTGTGCAAAGGCTGAGGATTTGATAGAAATGGAGAGAGTTTTCAATCGGATGAAAGATAAGCACTGTCAACCAGACTCCACAACCTATTCTATCATGGTAGAGGCATATAAAAAGGAAGGCATGAATGACAAAATCTATGATTTGGAGCAGGAGAGACAGAGGATGGTTGCTGATGGTCCAAAAGGTGATTAG
- the LOC117914295 gene encoding squamosa promoter-binding-like protein 1, translating into MEHKFGGKASHLRGPTVSDLKKLGKRTMEWDLNGWKWDGDLFRATQLNSVPSDCGSKQFFPPASEPVTVGLSISSSSSDEIIVDDGKGKRELEKKRRVVVIEDEACDELGSLNLKLGAQVYPIMEGEVKSGKKTKLIGATPNRAVCQVEDCRADLGNAKDYHRRHKVCDMHSKASKALVGNVMQRFCQQCSRFHLLQEFDEGKRSCRRRLAGHNRRRRKTHPDTVVNGGSLNDERGIRYLLMSVLRILSNMHANSSDQTKDQDLLSHILKNLASSGGTINERDIPGLLQGSQDLLNAGTSVGTAEKVPDMVSNGLVPNKLLGSASRMADGCDLQASCRPIGPCLMATVPEMAEKRVFTDDAQVGMLQNLSGTQPTNRFPTGDGVPAMENMQGTTHGRIKLNNFDLNNVYNDSQDCIENPERSYGPANPGTRPLDRALLVQQDSYKSSPPQTSANSDSTSARSLSTSSGEAQSRTDRIVFKLFGKDPSDFPLVMRKQILDWLSHTPTEIESFIRPGCIILTIYLRLGKSTWEELCCDLGSSLSRLLDMSEDSFWRTGWVYTRVQNRLAFIYSGQVVLDTPLPFKSHNCRISSIKPIAVPVSEQAQFVVKGFNLAGSATRLLCALEGRYLVQETCYELTEGTDTFIEHDDLQCLSFPCSVPNISGRGFIEVEDHGLNSSFFPFIVAEQDVCSEICMLEGVIDMVETAEDILRETGKMQAKYQALDFIHEMGWLLHRNYLKFRLGDMDPNLDLFPFKRFKCLMEFSVDHDWCAVVKKLLGIVFSGTVNAGEHPSIEIALLDMCLLHSAVRRNCRPMVELLLRFIPDKILDKSGSNDKRWPNSGSYYLFKPDFVGPAGLTPLHIAASMDGSENVLDALTDDPELVGIEAWKSARDKVGSTPNDYACLRGHNSYIQLVQKKINNKLDRRVVLDIPDAPLDCNTKPKPSDGLKSVRVPSLQIEKQAARQHCKLCEQKLAYGDTRMRTSLAYRPAMLSMVAIAAVCVCVALLFKSSPEVLYAFRPFRWELLKYGSS; encoded by the exons ATGGAGCACAAATTCGGAGGTAAAGCCAGCCATTTGCGTGGTCCAACGGTGTCTGATTTGAAGAAACTTGGGAAAAGGACTATGGAATGGGATTTAAATGGCTGGAAATGGGATGGAGATCTTTTCAGGGCTACTCAGCTGAACTCTGTGCCATCAGATTGTGGGAGTAAGCAATTCTTTCCACCTGCGTCTGAACCAGTTACTGTGGGTTTATCAATCAGTTCATCATCGTCAGATGAAATAATTGTAGATGATGGGAAAGGGAAGAGGGAACTGGAGAAAAAGCGGAGAGTTGTGGTTATTGAAGACGAAGCGTGCGATGAGCTCGGCTCCCTTAATTTGAAGCTTGGTGCTCAAGTTTACCCTATCATGGAAGGGGAGGTAAAGAGTGGGAAGAAGACTAAGCTCATTGGGGCTACCCCAAATCGTGCAGTCTGCCAAGTGGAGGATTGCAGAGCTGATTTGGGCAATGCCAAGGATTATCATAGACGACATAAAGTTTGTGATATGCATTCCAAGGCTAGTAAAGCTCTGGTCGGAAATGTTATGCAGCGGTTCTGTCAGCAGTGTAGCAG GTTTCACCTTCTTCAAGAGTTTGATGAAGGAAAAAGAAGTTGTCGAAGGCGTTTGGCAGGTCATAACAGACGGAGGAGGAAAACACATCCTGATACCGTAGTTAATGGAGGTTCCCTGAATGATGAACGAGGAATTCGTTATCTACTGATGAGCGTGCTGAGAATACTCTCCAATATGCATG CAAATAGCTCAGATCAAACAAAGGATCAGGATCTCCTATCTCATATATTAAAGAACCTTGCCAGTTCTGGTGGTACAATAAATGAAAGGGACATTCCAGGGTTATTGCAGGGATCTCAAGATTTACTGAATGCTGGAACCTCTGTTGGAACTGCAGAAAAGGTGCCAGATATGGTTTCAAATGGTCTTGTACCCAATAAACTTTTGGGATCAGCCTCTAGGATGGCTGATGGCTGTGATCTTCAGGCCTCTTGTAGGCCTATTGGGCCATGCTTGATGGCAACTGTACCTGAAATGGCAGAGAAAAGAGTATTTACTGATGATGCTCAGGTTGGAATGCTACAAAACTTGTCTGGTACCCAACCCACAAATAGATTTCCAACAGGAGATGGTGTTCCAGCCATGGAAAATATGCAAGGAACCACACATGGGAGGATCAAGTTAAATAACTTCGACTTAAATAATGTCTATAATGATTCTCAAGATTGCATAGAAAACCCAGAGAGGTCTTATGGTCCTGCAAATCCAGGGACCAGGCCTCTTGATCGTGCTCTTTTGGTACAACAAGACTCTTACAAGTCAAGCCCACCTCAGACAAGTGCAAATTCAGATTCAACTTCTGCCCGGTCTCTGTCTACTTCTAGTGGAGAAGCTCAG AGTCGCACAGATCGAATTGTCTTTAAACTCTTTGGAAAAGATCCCAGTGATTTTCCTCTTGTTATGAGAAAGCAG ATCCTCGACTGGTTATCCCACACTCCTACAGAAATTGAGAGCTTCATCAGACCTGGCTGTATCATATTGACAATATACCTTCGCCTTGGAAAATCCACATGGGAGGAG CTCTGCTGTGATCTAGGCTCCAGTTTGAGTAGGCTTTTGGATATGTCTGAGGACTCTTTTTGGAGAACTGGTTGGGTATATACTAGAGTGCAGAATCGTTTAGCATTTATCTATAGTG GTCAGGTTGTCCTAGACACCCCCTTACCATTTAAAAGCCATAATTGCAGGATCTCAAGCATCAAACCAATTGCAGTTCCTGTCTCTGAACAAGCTCAATTTGTAGTTAAGGGCTTTAACCTTGCTGGATCTGCCACAAG GTTACTCTGTGCACTTGAGGGAAGGTATTTGGTCCAAGAAACTTGTTATGAGTTGACAGAGGGTACAGATACATTCATTGAGCATGATGATCTCCAGTGCCTCAGCTTTCCTTGCTCTGTACCAAATATTAGTGGGAGAGGATTCATTGAG GTGGAAGATCATGGTCTCAACAGCAGCTTCTTTCCATTTATAGTTGCAGAGCAGGATGTATGTTCTGAGATTTGTATGCTGGAGGGTGTGATAGATATGGTTGAGACTGCTGAAGACATCCTCAGAGAAACAGGAAAAATGCAAGCCAAGTATCAAGCCCTGGACTTTATACATGAAATGGGTTGGCTGCTTCATAGAAACTATTTGAAGTTTAGATTGGGTGACATGGATCCCAATCTGGACCTCTTTCCTTTCAAAAGGTTTAAGTGCCTCATGGAGTTTTCAGTGGACCATGATTGGTGTGCTGTTGTGAAGAAACTCTTGGGTATTGTGTTCAGTGGGACAGTAAATGCCGGGGAGCATCCTTCCATTGAAATTGCATTGTTGGACATGTGCCTCCTTCATAGCGCTGTTCGGAGAAACTGCAGACCTATGGTGGAACTCCTCTTGAGATTCATCCCAGATAAAATCTTGGATAAATCAGGTTCCAATGACAAGCGATGGCCCAACAGTGGCTCCTACTACTTGTTTAAGCCAGATTTCGTTGGTCCAGCAGGTTTGACTCCCCTTCACATAGCAGCCAGTATGGATGGCTCCGAGAATGTGTTGGATGCATTAACCGATGATCCTGAATTG GTGGGAATTGAAGCTTGGAAGAGTGCTAGAGACAAAGTTGGTTCGACTCCCAATGACTACGCATGCTTGCGAGGTCACAACTCCTACATCCAATTGGTCCAGAAGAAAATCAACAATAAGTTAGACAGACGTGTGGTGCTTGATATCCCTGATGCCCCCTTAGACTGCAACACCAAGCCGAAGCCGTCTGATGGGCTCAAATCGGTGAGGGTTCCCAGTTTGCAGATTGAGAAACAAGCAGCACGCCAACATTGCAAGCTATGCGAACAGAAGCTGGCTTATGGCGACACTAGAATGAGAACGTCATTGGCATACAGGCCAGCAATGCTCTCAATGGTGGCTATAGCTGCTGTCTGCGTATGTGTGGCTCTGCTCTTCAAAAGCTCGCCAGAAGTGCTTTACGCGTTCAGGCCCTTCAGATGGGAACTACTGAAGTATGGATCCAGCTAA